The proteins below are encoded in one region of Oryzias melastigma strain HK-1 linkage group LG7, ASM292280v2, whole genome shotgun sequence:
- the zgc:66479 gene encoding cilia- and flagella-associated protein 251, whose translation MTAKHRKGKNSPKPEDNFFKNDVMETEVHSGGHNYTLLLVLVLGSVIAVFMGVWFFFQQHQTLTHLSDSLTGIQMRISKLQSSHEEMRLSHSKLQSSDTVETRLKILEDSYASAQKQVGMAMATAEQLKMSDLPAQVLSLHTEMKARLMEMQQATVSLEQMSQLQSTLSGKSEEFEGVRVQVEGLATVSGELSRKVEVLTGSLGELESKLEEKAGQIDILSSSLDAQATEVLGLKSQLDTYQAQLDASMLEVTTVREPTEKEQQLSEEELLETLVEGAPASVATEEEEDAGEQDVVSLEFGKDGETVTATERTERDAEEQEVESEVQPEENATEAEEEGSEKKDVVGEQEEAGSSEQAAQYKEEMKSVEGAQEEREVISAEKLPEEEVEDAEKDPGKEETEGNVAKEEEETEAVEADQEEEETEAPAVVQQEEETEAPEVAQEEEETEVSVAAEEEEETEAPEATQEEEEEMEATEANQENSEVNLAAQADEEETSETAKEEEAAEEREEATIAAEEEVSPAAEQQASTEEEEQLPLAEEEEGADVLEDESSSADGSTSMKQEENEPEKAAIEDEAEEKTLTAEESEIQEAEADEDETVQHENHELELEELHLFEEKQSNEESEDEPEEEDKTTQEDEDLPEDK comes from the exons ATGACAGCCAAACACCGCAAAGGAAAGAACAGCCCGAAACCAGAGGACAACTTCTTCAAAAACGATGTTATGGAaacagaagttcactctggagGACATAACTACACcctgctgctggttctggtcctGGGCTCTGTGATTGCTGTTTTCATGGGTGTGTGGTTCTTCTTCCAGCAGCACCAAACTTTAACCCACTTATCAGACAGTCTCACGGGCATCCAGATGAGGATCTCAAAGCTGCAGTCCTCCCACGAAGAAATGCGGCTGTCTCACAGCAAG CTGCAAAGTTCAGACACTGTGGAGACTCGCTTGAAGATCCTGGAGGATTCTTACGCGTCGGCTCAGAAGCAGGTTGGCATGGCGATGGCCACAGCTGAGCAGCTCAAGATGTCGGACTTGCCCGCTCAGGTTCTGTCCCTCCACACGGAAATGAAAGCCCGTCTGATGGAGATGCAGCAAGCCACCGTGTCCCTCGAGCAGATGAGTCAGCTGCAGAGCACGCTGAGCGGGAAGAGCGAGGAGTTTGAGGGGGTCAGAGTTCAAGTGGAGGGTCTGGCCACAGTGAGCGGGGAACTCTCTCGGAAGGTGGAGGTCCTGACCGGCAGCCTAGGAGAATTAGAGTCAAAGCTGGAAGAGAAAGCTGGTCAGATTGACATATTGAGTTCCTCCCTGGATGCACAGGCGACAGAGGTGCTCGGGTTAAAAAGCCAACTGGACACATACCAGGCCCAGCTGGACGCCAGCATGCTGGAGGTCACTACAGTCAG GGAGCCGACCGAGAAAGAACAGCAGCTCAGTGAGGAGGAGCTCTTGGAAACG CTTGTGGAAGGCGCTCCAGCCTCTGTTGCaactgaggaggaagaggatgctGGAGAGCAAGACGTTGTTTCTTTAGAATTTGGAAAAGATGGAGAAACGGTTACTGCAACTGAGAGGACAGAGAGGGATGCAgaggaacaggaagtggagaGTGAAGTGCAACCGGAAGAGAATGCAACAGAAGCTGAAGAGGAAGGGTCGGAAAAGAAAGATGTCGTTGGAGAACAAGAGGAAGCAGGATCATCTGAGCAAGCAGCTCAATACAAAGAGGAAATGAAATCTGTTGAAGGAGCTCAAGAGGAAAGGGAAGTAATATCTGCCGAAAAATTACCAGAGGAAGAAGTGGAAGATGCAGAAAAAGATCCCggaaaagaggaaacagaaggcAATGTAGctaaagaggaagaggaaacgGAAGCAGTAGAAGCAGATcaagaggaagaggaaacgGAAGCTCCTGCAGTTGTTCAACAGGAAGAGGAAACGGAAGCTCCTGAAGTAGCTcaagaggaagaggaaactGAAGTTTCTGTAGCAgctgaagaggaagaggaaacagaagCTCCTGAAGCAactcaagaagaagaagaggaaatgGAAGCTACTGAAGCAAATCAGGAGAATTCGGAAGTGAATCTTGCAGCTCAAGCTGATGAGGAAGAAACTTCTGAAACAGCAAAGgaagaagaagctgcagaagaGCGGGAGGAAGCAACCATTGCAGCCGAGGAGGAAGTTTCACCAGCAGCTGAGCAGCAAGCAAGCACAGAAGAAGAGGAGCAACTTCCTTTAGCTGAAGAGGAAGAAGGAGCAGATGTTCTGGAGGATGAAAGCTCATCAGCAGATGGCTCCACTTCCATGAAACAAGAGGAAAATGAACCTGAAAAGGCAGCAATTGAGGATGAGGCTGAAGAGAAGACTCTGACAGCTGAAGAGTCAGAGATCCAAGAAGCAGAGGCGGACGAAGACGAAACAGTCCAGCATGAAAACCATGAACTTGAATTGGAGGAACTTCATTTGTTTGAGGAAAAACAGTCGAATGAAGAAAGTGAGGATGAGCCAGAGGAAGAGGACAAGACCACACAAGAAGATGAAGATTTACCAGAAGACAAAT AG